One Nocardioidaceae bacterium SCSIO 66511 genomic window carries:
- a CDS encoding ABC transporter ATP-binding protein yields the protein MTAPSVESHALSLHDVTKLYGAEGTRVRALDSLSLDIPAHTFTAVMGPSGSGKSTLLNCAAGLDHPDEGEVRLDGDPIGGRSETALTKFRRRRVGFVFQSFNLLPYLTVQQNVALPMRLMGKRIDKRWLSTLLDRVGLTDRRDHRPAELSGGQQQRVAIARALIGRPAILFADEPTGALDSRSAHEVLALLRASVDDHGQTVVMVTHDPVAASYADSALYFADGRVVGRAEDPTVDGIAAQLAHLDDLAGATARRIGA from the coding sequence GAGGGTACGCGCGTACGGGCGCTCGACTCCCTCTCGCTCGATATCCCGGCACACACCTTCACCGCCGTCATGGGGCCGTCCGGCTCGGGCAAGAGCACCTTGCTCAACTGTGCAGCCGGGCTCGACCACCCCGACGAAGGAGAGGTGCGCCTCGACGGCGACCCGATCGGCGGTCGCAGCGAGACCGCGTTGACGAAGTTCCGGCGTCGACGCGTCGGCTTCGTGTTCCAGTCCTTCAACCTTCTGCCGTACCTGACGGTTCAGCAGAACGTCGCACTGCCCATGCGGCTGATGGGCAAGCGGATCGACAAGCGATGGCTCTCGACGCTCCTCGATCGCGTCGGCCTCACCGATCGCAGGGACCACCGACCTGCCGAGCTGTCCGGCGGCCAGCAACAACGGGTCGCGATCGCCAGGGCGCTGATCGGCAGACCCGCGATCCTGTTCGCGGACGAGCCGACCGGCGCACTCGACAGCAGAAGCGCACACGAGGTGCTCGCGCTGCTCCGGGCGAGCGTCGACGACCACGGACAGACGGTCGTCATGGTGACCCATGACCCGGTCGCCGCGTCGTACGCCGACTCGGCGCTGTACTTCGCCGACGGTCGCGTCGTCGGCCGGGCCGAGGATCCGACGGTCGACGGCATCGCCGCGCAGCTTGCCCACCTCGACGATCTCGCGGGCGCCACCGCGCGCCGGATCGGAGCTTGA
- a CDS encoding ABC transporter permease, with product MIRLAYRSLRSRATEFTACFLSIFLGSAMITAFVSLSESGQGNVSAADEESLTVMGSVIGGWAIVIVLFSVVSTLGITIRQRASEIGLLRTIGTTPRQLRRMVVAETSAVAAGASVLALIPGCLLGRWILSLVKDAEMVSADVDHSVGAMTLLSTPVAMVLSAAIAATVAVRRAAKASARDAERMASNGGRMGKLRVIGAVLMLTVAISYASVTVTVMDDSSDPYGAMSTAGPASVFASVGLALLAPVLLRAAATIAGGPMRLGRVAGYLAAFNARRRALELSSVLMPVVIFVGIATGTLYLMAIQADVTEGVVQDAEAKNIEFLNYVVVGMIAAFAAIMIVNTLVAAMQRRRREFGQQRLTGATPGQLLGMVGFESVLLTAVGIVLGVVASTATIVPYSLVKLDQPLPDNGLGLLIGVVVLAGAVTIGSGVASARRGLQVPALEAAALPA from the coding sequence ATGATCCGCCTCGCCTATCGGTCGCTACGATCGCGCGCCACAGAGTTCACGGCGTGCTTCCTGTCGATCTTCCTCGGGTCGGCCATGATCACCGCCTTCGTCTCGTTGTCGGAGAGCGGCCAGGGGAACGTATCTGCGGCAGACGAGGAGTCATTGACGGTGATGGGCTCGGTCATCGGCGGCTGGGCGATCGTCATCGTGCTGTTCTCGGTGGTCTCGACGCTTGGCATCACGATCCGGCAGCGGGCGAGCGAGATCGGCCTGCTCCGAACCATCGGTACGACCCCGCGCCAACTACGCCGGATGGTCGTTGCCGAAACGAGCGCAGTTGCCGCTGGCGCGTCCGTGTTGGCGCTAATACCCGGCTGCTTGTTGGGCCGCTGGATCCTCTCCCTCGTCAAAGATGCAGAGATGGTGTCCGCCGACGTCGATCACTCGGTCGGAGCCATGACGCTGTTGAGTACGCCGGTCGCAATGGTGCTGAGCGCGGCGATCGCCGCAACGGTCGCCGTACGTCGCGCCGCGAAGGCATCGGCTCGCGATGCCGAGCGCATGGCATCGAACGGTGGCCGCATGGGCAAGCTCCGCGTCATCGGCGCCGTACTGATGTTGACCGTTGCCATCAGCTATGCGTCCGTCACGGTGACCGTGATGGACGACAGCTCCGATCCGTACGGCGCGATGAGCACCGCCGGACCGGCCTCGGTGTTCGCCTCCGTCGGACTCGCACTACTCGCGCCGGTGCTGCTGCGCGCCGCCGCAACGATTGCCGGCGGGCCGATGCGCCTGGGCAGGGTCGCGGGCTACCTCGCGGCGTTCAACGCGAGGCGCCGGGCGCTCGAACTGTCCAGCGTCCTCATGCCGGTCGTCATCTTCGTCGGAATCGCAACCGGCACGCTCTACCTGATGGCCATCCAGGCCGACGTCACCGAAGGCGTCGTGCAGGATGCGGAAGCAAAGAACATCGAGTTCTTGAACTACGTCGTCGTCGGCATGATCGCGGCGTTCGCGGCGATCATGATCGTCAACACCTTGGTCGCGGCGATGCAGCGTCGGCGGCGTGAGTTCGGTCAGCAGCGGCTGACGGGGGCCACCCCGGGGCAGCTACTCGGCATGGTGGGCTTCGAGAGCGTCCTCCTGACCGCCGTCGGAATCGTGCTCGGCGTAGTTGCCTCGACAGCGACGATCGTGCCGTACAGCCTGGTGAAGCTCGACCAGCCTCTGCCCGACAACGGCCTCGGGTTGCTGATCGGTGTCGTCGTCCTCGCCGGCGCGGTGACCATCGGCAGCGGTGTGGCGTCAGCCCGACGCGGCCTGCAGGTGCCCGCGCTCGAGGCTGCCGCGCTCCCCGCTTGA
- a CDS encoding DUF4333 domain-containing protein — MRERTRGRRAAEVSAALVLVVLLAGCGGIEVSTGSEISASDVAAKAEEALAPKVDAEPSITCDDGLSAEEGDSTTCVMRVGDDDTEYAVEATVSSVDGDDANLDFSSEDYRPGEGEGTIFADEVARQAEDALESKYGQRPEITCPDDLPGEVGATTRCVLGVAGDETKYGLTAEVTAMDGPKFSLDFSVDDEPLDQG, encoded by the coding sequence ATGAGGGAGCGCACGCGAGGGAGACGCGCCGCTGAGGTGTCGGCGGCGCTCGTTCTTGTCGTGCTGCTCGCAGGCTGCGGCGGCATCGAGGTCAGTACGGGAAGTGAGATCTCGGCCTCCGACGTTGCTGCGAAGGCCGAGGAGGCGCTCGCGCCGAAGGTCGATGCCGAACCCTCGATCACCTGCGACGACGGCCTGAGCGCCGAAGAGGGCGACAGCACGACCTGCGTCATGCGGGTCGGCGATGACGATACCGAGTACGCCGTCGAGGCGACGGTCTCCTCGGTCGACGGTGACGACGCCAACCTCGACTTCAGCAGCGAGGACTACCGTCCCGGCGAGGGCGAGGGCACTATCTTCGCCGACGAGGTCGCACGCCAGGCCGAAGACGCGCTGGAGTCTAAGTACGGCCAGCGTCCCGAGATCACCTGCCCCGACGACCTGCCGGGCGAGGTCGGAGCGACGACACGGTGCGTACTCGGAGTCGCCGGTGACGAGACGAAGTACGGCCTGACCGCTGAGGTCACGGCGATGGACGGGCCGAAGTTCAGCCTCGACTTCTCCGTCGACGACGAGCCCCTCGACCAGGGCTGA
- a CDS encoding NAD(P)/FAD-dependent oxidoreductase has protein sequence MSESTHRVVIVGSGFAGVCAAIRLKQAGITDFVILEKDDDLGGTWRDNTYPGCACDVPSYLYSYSFEQNPDWTRMFAPQEEIWAYIRRCIDKYDLASHLRYGQELTSAAWDEESATWDLLTAQGTSYTARAVIAGFGALHTPRYPELDGLDTFEGTTFHSAEWNHEHDLSGKRVAVIGTGASAVQFIPQIRKYAAQVDVYQRTPSWIVGKPDRPIGSLERGLYKRLPIAQRVVRNTIYWALELRALGFAVNPRLMKPLDLQARRHIAKQIDDPELRAKVTPSYEVGCKRLLISNDYYPALTADNVELITDGIDRVTRDGVVDRNGTERKVDTIIYGTGFDVVGNLTRAKVVGRGGTELAENWEQDGASAHLGISVSGFPNFYLLVGPNTGLGHTSMIFMIERQVEYIVNALKATAARGDDFADVRPEAERAFTSKVRSKLSGSVWDSGCSSWYLDDKGRPVTVWPYFTFKYWADTRRFRENEYEFGRAS, from the coding sequence ATGAGCGAGAGCACCCACCGAGTAGTCATCGTCGGATCCGGGTTCGCCGGCGTATGCGCGGCGATTCGGTTGAAGCAGGCCGGCATCACCGACTTCGTCATCTTGGAGAAGGACGACGACCTCGGCGGTACGTGGCGCGACAACACCTACCCGGGCTGCGCATGTGACGTCCCTTCGTACCTCTACTCGTACTCCTTCGAGCAGAACCCCGACTGGACCCGGATGTTCGCACCCCAGGAGGAGATCTGGGCCTACATCCGCCGCTGCATCGACAAGTACGACCTCGCTTCGCACCTCAGGTACGGCCAGGAGCTCACCAGTGCGGCTTGGGACGAAGAGTCCGCGACGTGGGATCTCCTTACCGCGCAAGGCACCAGCTACACCGCGCGTGCCGTCATCGCCGGGTTCGGGGCGCTACACACTCCTCGCTATCCCGAGCTCGACGGCCTCGACACCTTCGAGGGAACGACCTTCCACTCGGCCGAGTGGAACCATGAACACGATCTCAGCGGCAAACGCGTCGCCGTGATCGGTACGGGCGCGAGCGCGGTGCAGTTCATCCCGCAGATCCGCAAGTACGCCGCACAGGTCGATGTCTACCAGCGCACACCGTCCTGGATCGTCGGCAAGCCCGATCGTCCGATCGGGAGCCTCGAACGCGGCCTCTACAAGCGACTCCCGATCGCACAGCGGGTCGTGCGCAACACGATCTATTGGGCGCTCGAGCTGCGCGCACTCGGTTTCGCGGTGAACCCACGGCTGATGAAGCCGCTCGACCTGCAGGCCCGGCGGCACATCGCCAAGCAGATCGACGACCCCGAGCTCCGCGCAAAGGTCACACCTTCGTACGAGGTCGGCTGCAAGCGACTGCTGATCAGCAACGACTACTACCCGGCGCTCACGGCCGACAACGTCGAGCTCATCACCGACGGCATCGACCGGGTGACGCGCGACGGCGTCGTCGACCGCAACGGCACCGAGCGCAAGGTCGACACGATCATCTACGGCACGGGATTCGACGTCGTCGGCAACCTGACCCGAGCCAAGGTGGTCGGCCGCGGCGGAACGGAGCTCGCCGAGAACTGGGAGCAGGACGGCGCGTCCGCGCACCTCGGCATCAGCGTCTCCGGGTTTCCCAACTTCTACCTGCTCGTGGGGCCGAACACCGGCCTCGGCCACACCTCGATGATCTTCATGATCGAGCGCCAGGTCGAGTACATCGTGAACGCATTGAAGGCGACCGCCGCACGCGGGGACGACTTCGCCGACGTACGCCCCGAAGCCGAGCGCGCGTTCACTTCGAAGGTTCGCTCCAAGTTGTCGGGCAGCGTGTGGGACTCGGGCTGCTCGAGCTGGTACCTCGACGACAAGGGCCGCCCGGTGACCGTATGGCCGTACTTCACCTTCAAGTACTGGGCAGACACTCGCAGGTTCCGCGAGAACGAGTACGAGTTCGGTCGCGCGAGCTGA
- a CDS encoding N-acetylmuramoyl-L-alanine amidase, with translation MHKRRGLTFAATAAFVGCSALVASGLASAETDAPATDESLNDAFASAASTYDVPRDVLASLGYTESRLVHHEGASQDNGYGLMHLESNADNNNLRRAARLTDHSVEDLKTDATANIDGAAAVLRKIADRAGLDGSDRSDLAQWYVPLARYARGQTKYGAKLEADAVFDNLRTGFTHKAGGERVTVATHKIRAERGAYAGLRVADGVGTQSDDYPDALWVPASTSNYSSGRSSAISSIVLHVTQGSYAGSISWFQDPAAQVSAHYVIRSSDGEITQMVREADTAWHARDANSYAVGIEHEGYVDDPAWFTDVMYRSSAALTANIADDNGIPKDREHIVGHSEVPGNDHTDPGPNWDWDLYMSYVNDGEEPDPDDGIAFSTWGNDVNVRADANTQSDVVTTLSGPTNVRVLCQKEGENVEYNGYSGPWWSKLKGQGGFISNIFISNPNHKLPDVPTC, from the coding sequence ATGCATAAACGTAGAGGACTGACCTTCGCCGCGACTGCGGCGTTCGTCGGCTGCTCGGCCCTGGTCGCGAGCGGGCTTGCCAGCGCGGAGACCGACGCCCCGGCCACCGATGAGTCACTGAACGACGCGTTCGCGTCCGCGGCCTCGACGTACGACGTGCCGCGCGACGTACTCGCCTCGCTCGGATACACCGAGAGCCGACTGGTCCACCACGAGGGAGCAAGCCAGGACAACGGCTACGGCCTGATGCACCTGGAGTCGAACGCCGACAACAACAACCTCCGGCGTGCCGCACGTCTGACCGACCACAGTGTCGAGGATCTGAAGACCGACGCGACCGCCAACATCGACGGGGCCGCGGCCGTTCTGCGCAAGATCGCCGATCGCGCCGGACTCGATGGGTCCGATCGCAGCGACCTCGCACAGTGGTACGTACCGCTCGCGAGGTACGCGCGGGGTCAGACCAAGTACGGCGCGAAGCTCGAGGCAGATGCCGTTTTCGACAACCTGCGCACGGGATTCACCCACAAGGCAGGCGGCGAGCGCGTCACGGTGGCGACCCACAAGATACGTGCCGAGCGCGGCGCGTACGCGGGTCTTCGCGTTGCCGACGGCGTCGGGACGCAGTCCGACGACTACCCGGACGCCCTTTGGGTTCCGGCCAGTACGTCGAACTACTCGTCCGGCCGCAGCTCCGCCATCAGTTCGATCGTCCTGCACGTGACCCAGGGCTCGTACGCGGGCAGCATCTCGTGGTTCCAGGATCCCGCGGCCCAGGTGTCAGCCCACTACGTGATCCGCTCCAGCGACGGCGAGATCACCCAGATGGTCCGTGAGGCAGACACCGCGTGGCACGCTCGTGACGCCAACTCGTACGCCGTCGGCATCGAGCACGAGGGCTATGTCGACGACCCGGCATGGTTCACCGACGTGATGTACCGCTCGTCGGCCGCACTCACGGCCAACATCGCCGACGACAACGGCATCCCCAAGGATCGCGAGCACATCGTCGGCCACAGTGAGGTTCCGGGCAACGACCACACCGACCCGGGCCCGAACTGGGACTGGGATCTGTACATGTCGTACGTGAACGACGGCGAGGAGCCAGACCCCGACGACGGCATCGCGTTCTCCACGTGGGGTAACGACGTCAACGTACGCGCCGATGCAAACACGCAGTCCGACGTCGTCACTACCCTGTCGGGTCCGACGAACGTACGCGTGCTGTGCCAGAAGGAGGGCGAGAACGTCGAGTACAACGGCTACAGTGGACCTTGGTGGTCGAAGCTGAAGGGCCAAGGCGGGTTCATCTCGAACATCTTCATCTCGAACCCGAACCACAAGTTGCCCGACGTGCCGACCTGCTGA